The segment CCCGCGGAGCGGGTCCGCGCTCCGCGCGGAGCGCGGACCCGCTCCGCGTGTCCGGCACCACCGCTTCGCGGGGGTGCGGCCGGCGCTTCGCGCTCGGCCTGGGTCCGTTCCGCTTCGCTCCACGGCCCCTGGATGGCTGGGATTTCGTGAGATGGGCATGGTGGCATTGTGGTTGGGGTTGTCCGGCCTTCGGCCGGAGCTGGCTGGAGGTGGGGGTGGCTGGGCTCTGATTGGTCTGAACCAATTGGTCTACACCTCTTGGCGGCCCGCTCCCCTACTCCGGTGGCGGGCTTCTCGGCGGGGTAGCGGTGGCTCTCCGAGGTCTGTTGCCTTAGCAGATTTTTTCCCGCAGTTCGGAGTTCTACTCCCGTCCCTCCGGGGTCATGCGGTGTCCGGAGCGGCTGCCCATTCCTCACCGAGGAGACCGGTGATCGTGGCCCGGTCTTCGGCTCGGAGGGCGCCGCTGCGCGCTCTGCTTCTGGCCTTGGCGAGCCAGGCACCGATCGCGATCTTCTCGCCGTCTACGATAATGCTCTCGCGGGCTTCGGGGAGCCGACCCTCCTCACGGACGAGGAACGCTTCGAGGAGGTCGGTGTTCTGACGGAAGGTCCGGCGGGTGCGGGCCAGCCGCGGCAGGGGGCTGCTGGCCGGGGTGAGGCCGATCTCGGTGAGCAGGCGCTGCTGGTCGGGGTGGAGTTTGGCCCAGCCTGTGGTCTGGCGTTGCAGCCAGGGGCCGATCCTGATGCCCACGAGGACGCTGTCGGGGTGGAGTTCGGCGGGGTCGTGGCCGGCGCGCAGGTGGGTGCGGAGGGTTGCGTATTTGCGGTGCCAGTCGGGGCCGTGGAGCAGGCGCCAGTGGGGGTCGATGTTCTCGAGGTCGGCGGTGCGTTCGGGAGCGAGTTGGCCGCGGGCGGCCTGGGCGCGTTGTTCGGCGAGAAAGCGGCCGCCGGGGTCGGTGGTGGGGATGGCGAGGTGGCCGGTCTGCTGGTGGTAGGCGGTGACGGTGGTGAGGTTGGCCTGCCACTGGGCGTCGGGGACGCTCCAGATCATGCCGAGGGCGTCGAGTTCGGCGATCCACTCGGGCGGGAGCTCGCCGCGCTGGTGGGCGCTGCGCTGACCGGAGACGAACTCGCCCAGCGTGAAGCCGTAGGGGTCAACGTACTCGTGCGGGACGGCGAGGTGACCGTGCTCGTCGCGGTACGCCTGGGCGGAGGCCAAGCCCTTGAGGCGGGGCCTGGTGCTGATGCGGGCGGGGTCGAAGGAGACAAGGTCCATCGCCCTAGCGATCACCTCCGGGTGGGTGTCGTAGTCGAAGCGCCAGCGGCGCCTGACCAGTTCACGCACCTCCCCCGGCAGCCGGTTCGCCCGGTTCGGCAGCCGCTCGGCGATCCGGTGGTCGTGGCTGCGCAGCGCGGTGGCGATCGCCCAGACCGGTTCGTAGGGCGTGCCGAGGATGTCGGTGGGGTCGGCGCCTTCGGGGATGTAGGCGGGGATGATCAGGTGGGCGAGTTTGTCAGCGCCGGCGGGCTTGCGCAGGGCGCGGCCGAGGGCCTGGACGCAGCGAACGACGCTGCGGGTGGTGTCGGCGATGACGACGGCGTCGATGGCTCCGCTGTCGATGCCCTCGGTGAGGACCTTGGCGTTGGTGAGGATCGCGGCCGGTGCTGCGGTGAAAGCGTTCAGGGTGGCTTGGCGTTCGTCGGGCAGGTCGTCGCCGTTGATGTGCAGGACGCTCGGCATGGTGGCCGGGCGCAGTTCTGGGGGGAGGCGGCGCAGGGTGTGAGGGTATTCGCGGGTGAAGTCGCGGGCGGTGGCGACCTCGTTGAAGTAGACGAGGACGTGGTGGAGTTGGTGCTCGGTCATGGCCTTGTGGACGGCGAGGTGCAGGGCGGTGGTGCGCAGCGCACTGCCGGCCGGGGAGCCGCCCGGCTTGGCGTTGCCGGTCCTCATGTCGTCGGTCTGGGCGTTGCCGGGCCTGGTGCCGGTGGTCGGGGCACTGCCGGCCCGGGTGCTGGCGGCTGTGGTGGTGTCGGTGTGGAGGCGCTGGTGGAGGTGGGTGTCGGTGATGGTGGGGACGAGGATGCGGTAGTCGGCGATGACGCCGTCTTCGACTGCTTGGTGGAGGGGGTAGTGGTGGACGGTGGGGCCGTAGAGGTGGGTGTTGTCTAGTGAGTTGATCAACCTGGGGTCGATCGGCGCCCGTTGGACGGTGGTGCGGCGTCGCCGCGGGCGGGGGCGGTGGGGGTTGTCGGGGTCCTCGGCCAGATCGGGGCTGTCCCAAATGCGGGGGGTCGCGGTGAGGAACAGGCGGCGGTCGGCCTTGATGTGCTGGTTGTCGAGGACCGTTGCCCACTGTTTGTCGTGGTGACCCGAGATCCGGTGGGCCTCGTCCATGATCGCGAGATCGAACGCGGGCGCGTGCAGGGCCTGTTGGGCTTCGGTGATCTTGCGAAGGCTGTCGTAGAGGACGAACACCGTCAGCTGCTCGACGCTCTTCATCAAGGAGGCGAGGCGGGTGAAGTCACCAGTACTGCCGACGTTCGCCGCCTGCAGGCTGGCGCTCGCGGTGGCATCCATCGAGGAGATGAGGACCATCGGCTCGCGGCGCCGGTCCGCGCGCCAGGCCAGGGCGGTCTGCACGGCGAGGTCCTTCGTCGGCAGGACCACCATGACCCGGCGGGAACCGACCTCCTCGGCGACCCGGATACCGATCAGCGTCTTGCCCGTCCCGCACGCGGACACCACCGTCGCCCGCGACCCCGCACGACGCAACTGCCGCGCCGCAGCCGCAATCCCCGCCTGCTGGTCCGCACGCGGCCGACGGCGTGGTGCGTCCTGTGGAGCAGGGTCCTGAGCGGGAGGGTGGGCGTGGGGTGAGGTGGTCACGATTTTCAGTGTTCCAGGCGGGCCGAGTGTGCGAGTGGCTCGGCGGCACGGAGGGCCGGTGGCTCTGCCGGGCCGTCAGGGACCGCCGGGCGTTTGCCTGGGGGGATGTGCTGTTCCCATCGTGCCCGGTGCCAGCGGACGCAGTCGAGGCCGACCTGGTGACGGGGTTCGGTGCGCAGAAGTCCGCGTACAGTGCCGGTCAGTGTCTCCACGATGTGCAGGTCGTCGGTCAGGTAGAGGGCTCCGTGGTCGAACCGCGTGTGGCAGCTGGGACACAGGCACAGGACGTTGCCGGTGTAGTCGGGGCCGCCGTGGCTCAGGGGGCGGATGTGGGCGCCCTCGCTGATCGCTTCCTGCGGTCCTGGGATCCGCAGGATGTCTCCGCACATCTGGCACTGGTTGCGATGCCAGTCTTTGACGTCTTGGGCGACGGCGCCGTCCCGCGTGATACGGCCCTTGCGATCCCTGACCGCGTGCTCCGGCACCGCCGTGGGCGTGTGGACTGTGCGGTGCCCGCCTCGCCAGGACAGTTCGTCCAGGGTCAGGACTCGCGGTGATCCTGCTGCGGCGCGGACTTCACCTCCGATCTTGTCGAGGGCGACACTGACCGGTTCGAGGGCGTCGGGGCACAGTAGTCGGGACCGGTCCAGGGCGGAGCGGGCGACCACCGACCATGCCGCCTCAATGTGACCGCCGGTGACCACGTCCGTGTCCTCCGCGAGTGCGAGCGCCGCCGCGATCCGGTGGGTGTGGGCGTCCAGCCGGGCGAACTGGTTGGCTGCTGGTCCCAGGTCGTCGAATTGATCCGCGCTGAGCTGGATCGGCCAGAACTTCGCGGCGGCCTCGTCCGTGATCACCATGGGTACCTG is part of the Kitasatospora setae KM-6054 genome and harbors:
- a CDS encoding Helicase associated domain protein; this translates as MTEHQLHHVLVYFNEVATARDFTREYPHTLRRLPPELRPATMPSVLHINGDDLPDERQATLNAFTAAPAAILTNAKVLTEGIDSGAIDAVVIADTTRSVVRCVQALGRALRKPAGADKLAHLIIPAYIPEGADPTDILGTPYEPVWAIATALRSHDHRIAERLPNRANRLPGEVRELVRRRWRFDYDTHPEVIARAMDLVSFDPARISTRPRLKGLASAQAYRDEHGHLAVPHEYVDPYGFTLGEFVSGQRSAHQRGELPPEWIAELDALGMIWSVPDAQWQANLTTVTAYHQQTGHLAIPTTDPGGRFLAEQRAQAARGQLAPERTADLENIDPHWRLLHGPDWHRKYATLRTHLRAGHDPAELHPDSVLVGIRIGPWLQRQTTGWAKLHPDQQRLLTEIGLTPASSPLPRLARTRRTFRQNTDLLEAFLVREEGRLPEARESIIVDGEKIAIGAWLAKARSRARSGALRAEDRATITGLLGEEWAAAPDTA
- a CDS encoding HNH endonuclease, translating into MLRGPLGDVAQRAARQEGVHVEDAYAAALCWWAAAVAPSATLPTRSKDWPCLVWGAFLTGDAQPSLTTTLTEAGLDTHRFRRLTRHHDITTLDKLRIAWTKASRTMAPGTDFSMLLTGSPVARRGSGTSCDDFLTYKLRTAWDGREYRDPGHRLRSRRGAPARKAAKVGVLWEMPATDWPYRARTDEASSTRFLIFLRKTPGERRSTPVPVPRPSAACRAVEELVRIYEDLTRRQVPMVITDEAAAKFWPIQLSADQFDDLGPAANQFARLDAHTHRIAAALALAEDTDVVTGGHIEAAWSVVARSALDRSRLLCPDALEPVSVALDKIGGEVRAAAGSPRVLTLDELSWRGGHRTVHTPTAVPEHAVRDRKGRITRDGAVAQDVKDWHRNQCQMCGDILRIPGPQEAISEGAHIRPLSHGGPDYTGNVLCLCPSCHTRFDHGALYLTDDLHIVETLTGTVRGLLRTEPRHQVGLDCVRWHRARWEQHIPPGKRPAVPDGPAEPPALRAAEPLAHSARLEH